From Candidatus Pedobacter colombiensis, one genomic window encodes:
- a CDS encoding serine hydrolase: MKTSLKFLIVLLFVSNLSFGQDFFKKIDSLIKVNYQNNPDIGISVGFIHNNKQNYTSYGTLNKESQINIDRNSIFEIASITKILTSNLIAQAVIDKKVKLDDYIDTYLPQEYTLHKNLINKIKISDLASHQSGLPDLDFGKFIKLNAQQPLKSVTQKTLTDIINNCSELIDYGRYRYSTIGYTLLGQILENLYGKSYNEIIGEKIISPLQMTNTLTKEFNIKNITTGYNPNGGVQEFFDWNITAPAGLVKSNASDMIIFLKAVLNKENTIGKAAIITENIFYKDENREMGLGTNVVTDDKNTIYLKSGDSMGQSSIICYNRAKNWGIILLLNHRNSKMRQNLLNKIYETVLK, from the coding sequence ATGAAAACTTCATTAAAATTTTTAATAGTACTGTTATTCGTAAGTAACTTATCTTTTGGTCAAGACTTCTTTAAAAAGATTGATTCATTAATAAAAGTGAATTATCAAAATAATCCGGATATAGGTATAAGCGTTGGTTTTATTCATAATAATAAACAGAATTATACTTCCTATGGTACGTTAAATAAAGAAAGTCAAATAAATATTGATAGAAATTCCATATTTGAAATTGCATCGATTACTAAAATTTTAACTTCAAATCTAATTGCACAAGCTGTTATTGATAAAAAAGTGAAATTGGATGATTACATCGATACTTACCTTCCACAAGAGTATACATTACATAAAAACCTTATTAATAAAATAAAAATATCTGATCTGGCATCTCATCAATCTGGGTTACCCGATTTAGATTTTGGAAAGTTTATAAAATTAAATGCACAACAGCCATTAAAGAGTGTAACACAAAAGACATTAACCGATATTATAAACAATTGCAGTGAATTGATTGACTATGGACGATATCGCTATTCTACAATTGGATATACATTACTTGGTCAGATATTAGAAAACCTATATGGAAAGAGTTACAATGAAATTATTGGAGAAAAAATAATAAGCCCTTTGCAAATGACCAATACTTTAACTAAGGAATTTAATATTAAAAACATTACTACAGGCTATAACCCAAATGGCGGTGTTCAGGAATTTTTCGACTGGAATATTACAGCGCCTGCTGGATTAGTGAAATCTAATGCTTCTGATATGATTATATTTTTAAAAGCGGTATTAAATAAAGAAAATACAATAGGCAAAGCTGCAATAATAACCGAAAATATCTTCTATAAAGATGAAAATAGAGAGATGGGATTGGGCACGAACGTCGTAACGGATGATAAAAATACAATTTATTTGAAATCAGGCGATTCTATGGGGCAATCTTCAATTATATGTTATAACAGAGCTAAAAATTGGGGGATTATTTTACTTCTGAACCATAGAAACTCGAAAATGAGACAAAACTTATTGAATAAAATTTATGAGACGGTCTTGAAATAA
- a CDS encoding transposase, giving the protein MYICPRGGSLTYSPPPTATGHKHVYKLSKLVCRECSMKNECPVMTVNGGVNNEIVGKHYYDRMQTRKAKILMKKRQSTVEPVIGTLVTYLGMKKVGCKKLVGVNKCLAVAATVYNLKKMLKYGSRKILNQAQVLEKNLEKSWITLLSLNQMVYPIYRTNIKSYN; this is encoded by the coding sequence TTGTACATCTGCCCCAGAGGTGGTTCATTGACTTACAGCCCCCCCCCCACTGCTACAGGACATAAACATGTATACAAACTAAGTAAACTGGTGTGCAGGGAATGCAGTATGAAGAACGAATGTCCGGTCATGACGGTCAATGGCGGAGTTAATAATGAGATCGTGGGTAAACATTATTATGACCGAATGCAGACGCGAAAGGCAAAGATATTGATGAAAAAGCGCCAAAGTACAGTTGAACCAGTGATTGGAACATTAGTGACTTACCTAGGTATGAAAAAGGTTGGATGCAAGAAACTAGTCGGCGTAAATAAATGCCTGGCTGTAGCCGCAACAGTCTATAACCTCAAAAAAATGTTAAAATATGGCTCCCGAAAAATCTTAAATCAAGCACAAGTACTTGAAAAGAATCTGGAAAAAAGCTGGATCACATTGTTATCACTTAATCAAATGGTATACCCGATATACCGAACTAATATAAAAAGCTATAACTGA
- a CDS encoding transposase: MKKERRKFSSVFKTKVVLEAIKESSTMQELASKYSLHPTQITAWKREFLEKADTVFGSEKPDEKEESKEKELYSKIGELQIQVDFLKKVLGK, encoded by the coding sequence ATGAAAAAAGAGCGTAGAAAATTCAGTTCTGTTTTCAAGACCAAAGTGGTGCTTGAAGCAATTAAGGAAAGTAGTACCATGCAAGAACTTGCGTCCAAATACAGTCTCCATCCCACACAGATCACCGCGTGGAAGCGTGAATTTCTTGAGAAAGCCGATACGGTGTTTGGTTCAGAGAAACCAGATGAAAAGGAAGAATCTAAAGAGAAGGAACTGTACTCCAAGATTGGCGAACTTCAGATCCAGGTTGATTTCCTAAAAAAAGTCTTGGGGAAATGA
- a CDS encoding IS3 family transposase, translated as MSMIERRSLISPEHQALSIASQCKLLNLQRSCYYFKPKGESLFNQSIMNLIDRKFLDCPFYGVDRMTAYLNKDLGCHVNNKRIRRLYRVMNLRTIYPKKNLSKANAAHHKYPYLLKGLKIDRPGQVWQADITYIPMFRGFMYMFAIIDVYSRKIVGWSISNTMTVEWCRDVLLETIEEHGTPGIFNTDQGSQFTSPIFTKALKDSDVSISMDGKGRALDNVFIERFWRSLKQEYIYLNPPNGGMELFQGIKRYVEFYNNERRHRSMDDLTPNEVFYQNNKKVS; from the coding sequence ATGAGTATGATTGAAAGGCGTAGCCTTATTTCCCCGGAGCACCAGGCGCTGAGTATTGCCAGTCAGTGCAAGCTACTGAACTTGCAGCGCAGCTGCTATTATTTCAAGCCTAAAGGCGAGTCGCTGTTCAACCAGTCGATAATGAATTTGATTGACCGTAAGTTTCTTGACTGCCCGTTTTACGGCGTGGACCGGATGACTGCGTATCTTAACAAAGATTTGGGATGTCATGTGAATAACAAGCGTATACGTCGTCTTTATCGTGTGATGAACCTGCGGACAATTTATCCTAAAAAGAACCTGAGCAAGGCTAATGCGGCACACCATAAATATCCATATTTGCTGAAAGGCTTGAAAATAGATCGGCCGGGCCAGGTTTGGCAGGCTGATATCACTTATATTCCCATGTTCAGAGGCTTCATGTATATGTTTGCCATTATTGATGTGTACAGCCGAAAGATTGTCGGATGGAGCATTTCAAATACCATGACCGTAGAATGGTGCAGAGATGTACTGCTTGAAACCATTGAAGAACATGGTACACCTGGTATATTTAATACGGATCAAGGCTCACAGTTCACCAGTCCGATCTTCACTAAAGCGCTTAAAGACAGTGATGTAAGTATATCTATGGATGGCAAGGGAAGAGCCTTGGATAATGTGTTCATTGAGCGATTCTGGAGATCTTTGAAACAGGAGTATATTTATCTTAACCCACCTAACGGTGGTATGGAATTATTCCAGGGTATAAAACGGTATGTGGAATTTTATAACAATGAACGAAGGCATCGGTCAATGGACGATCTTACGCCAAATGAGGTATTCTATCAAAATAATAAAAAAGTGTCCTAA
- a CDS encoding VOC family protein encodes MANNKLIRMDNVGIVVESLDNAIPFFIELGLKLEGRATIEGEWAGRVTGLGDQCVEIAMMVTPYGHSRLELSQFLSPAIVSDHRAAPVNTLGYLRVMFTVEDIDEMVSRLSKHGAQLVGEVVQYQDSYRLCYIRGTEGILIGLAEQLGNKYEADYYS; translated from the coding sequence ATGGCAAATAACAAATTAATAAGAATGGACAATGTCGGCATTGTTGTAGAATCGCTCGACAACGCCATCCCTTTCTTTATTGAGTTAGGCCTAAAGCTTGAGGGGCGGGCCACTATTGAGGGTGAATGGGCTGGTCGTGTTACGGGACTGGGTGATCAGTGTGTAGAAATTGCCATGATGGTTACCCCTTATGGCCACAGTCGTCTGGAGCTTTCGCAATTTCTCAGCCCAGCTATAGTTTCAGACCATCGTGCAGCCCCCGTGAACACACTGGGTTATTTACGCGTCATGTTTACCGTCGAAGACATTGACGAGATGGTATCCCGGCTCAGTAAACATGGCGCCCAACTCGTTGGTGAAGTTGTTCAATATCAAGACTCATATCGGCTGTGCTATATTCGCGGGACAGAAGGGATTCTGATTGGTCTGGCAGAACAACTCGGCAATAAATACGAGGCCGATTACTATTCCTAA
- a CDS encoding tyrosine-type recombinase/integrase, with protein sequence MRSVYITANNCFYETNVQKVSLTEGSVHTLRHSYVTHLIQSGIAIRIVQELLGHENIKTTTISTPITDIDKKRTPSPLDFL encoded by the coding sequence TTGCGTTCTGTTTATATAACTGCCAACAATTGTTTTTACGAAACTAATGTACAAAAAGTTTCGCTAACTGAAGGTAGCGTACACACACTACGGCATTCTTATGTTACACATTTAATTCAATCCGGTATTGCTATCCGAATTGTACAAGAACTACTTGGTCATGAAAATATAAAAACAACTACGATTTCTACGCCCATCACTGATATTGATAAGAAGCGGACTCCTAGTCCATTGGATTTTCTTTGA
- a CDS encoding VOC family protein, whose amino-acid sequence MLEKSKAFSSFSVDNLEKAKEFYGSILGLKVKDNPMGVLELHIDGLSPVMIYPKPNHQAATFTVLNFPVQYVENAVSELEKKGVRFEHYNEEHLKTDERGILRDQGPVIAWFKDPAGNILSIVETI is encoded by the coding sequence ATGTTAGAAAAATCAAAAGCATTTAGCTCATTTTCAGTGGACAATCTGGAGAAAGCAAAAGAATTTTACGGATCAATACTTGGACTCAAAGTTAAAGACAATCCAATGGGCGTACTGGAGCTGCATATTGACGGATTATCACCGGTAATGATTTATCCTAAACCCAACCATCAGGCAGCAACATTTACTGTACTGAATTTTCCCGTCCAATATGTTGAAAATGCAGTTAGCGAGCTCGAAAAAAAAGGTGTCCGTTTTGAACATTATAATGAAGAGCATCTTAAAACAGATGAAAGAGGAATTCTTCGCGACCAGGGACCCGTCATTGCCTGGTTTAAAGATCCGGCAGGGAATATTCTTTCGATAGTGGAAACAATTTAA
- a CDS encoding YXWGXW repeat-containing protein codes for MKNKQPNFLQNLFPKKVITESPDNYLANEKVSSGHSILKKLMMLSVILLFIAPPVFAQDTDLFPDDVTVKTQQAPPALPDYVQPPCPGDGYYWTPGYWAWADGYYWVPGVWVLPPSIGLLWTPGYWGFSLGFYGWHPGYWGPTVGYYGGINYGFGYFGTGFFGGRWEGGHFMYNTSVWRVGKNIHNTYVNKVNMGARNRASFNGTGGVNYRANGEEMRRMENRTPASEEQRNHEINMSNEKGQFHAPNTRPAVHSMSAPGGQRFDQGGHQMRMGGGGGGRGGRRG; via the coding sequence ATGAAAAACAAACAACCTAACTTTCTGCAGAATCTATTTCCAAAGAAAGTAATTACTGAAAGTCCAGACAATTATTTGGCAAATGAAAAGGTATCTTCTGGTCATTCGATTCTGAAGAAACTTATGATGTTATCCGTCATTTTATTATTTATCGCACCTCCGGTTTTCGCACAAGACACAGACCTTTTCCCGGATGATGTGACTGTCAAAACTCAACAGGCACCACCAGCCTTACCTGATTATGTGCAACCTCCATGTCCAGGGGATGGATATTACTGGACTCCAGGCTATTGGGCATGGGCAGATGGCTACTATTGGGTACCAGGTGTCTGGGTCCTACCACCGTCTATCGGTTTATTATGGACTCCTGGATATTGGGGCTTTTCTCTTGGCTTTTATGGCTGGCACCCTGGTTACTGGGGACCAACTGTAGGCTATTATGGTGGAATTAACTACGGATTCGGTTACTTTGGTACCGGCTTCTTTGGAGGCAGATGGGAAGGTGGACATTTTATGTATAATACTTCTGTATGGCGTGTAGGCAAAAACATTCACAATACTTATGTAAACAAAGTGAATATGGGCGCCAGGAACCGGGCGAGTTTTAATGGTACCGGAGGAGTGAATTATCGTGCTAATGGTGAGGAAATGAGACGTATGGAAAATCGTACTCCTGCAAGTGAAGAACAACGGAATCACGAAATAAATATGAGCAATGAAAAAGGTCAATTCCATGCTCCAAATACGAGGCCCGCAGTACATAGTATGAGTGCACCTGGAGGTCAAAGATTTGACCAGGGTGGTCATCAAATGAGAATGGGTGGCGGCGGCGGAGGCCGCGGTGGTCGCAGAGGCTAA
- a CDS encoding helix-turn-helix domain-containing protein: MATIEQRPGRALLPYISSYWEIGYQLAKGDTVPVPFGCTGRILMVLSLNGDISCIKDNGQSIERTKSTLIGQVTQPYTQIFSGPTLGMVIAFTPAGCAALWGLPMHELTDDSLHLPEIILGFDTITDQLRMASDTAQRFTILDVFLMKLLKKSKSIDKRIEAATQVLINQPGKLNIKQLAGYVNSSERTLNRRFTEQVGLSPKEYARVIRFLQAKRWLLQRANPDWRTLLHTLGYYDQSHLINEFRHFTGKAPTAYLPTFSHDYDILW; the protein is encoded by the coding sequence ATGGCAACTATTGAGCAGCGACCAGGTAGGGCACTATTGCCCTATATCAGTTCTTATTGGGAAATTGGCTATCAGCTGGCCAAAGGAGATACTGTGCCTGTGCCTTTCGGATGTACCGGAAGAATATTGATGGTACTTTCCCTTAACGGCGACATAAGCTGCATAAAAGACAACGGCCAATCCATCGAAAGAACCAAAAGCACTTTAATAGGACAGGTTACACAACCTTATACTCAGATTTTTTCAGGCCCTACACTTGGAATGGTCATTGCTTTCACACCTGCCGGTTGTGCTGCACTCTGGGGTTTACCCATGCACGAGCTGACTGATGATAGTTTGCACCTGCCCGAAATAATTCTAGGCTTTGATACAATCACAGACCAGCTGCGCATGGCCTCAGATACAGCCCAAAGATTTACAATTTTAGATGTCTTTTTGATGAAATTGCTAAAAAAAAGCAAATCAATTGATAAACGGATTGAAGCTGCAACCCAGGTACTGATCAATCAACCCGGGAAACTAAACATTAAACAATTGGCTGGATATGTAAACTCTTCTGAGCGGACTTTAAACCGTCGATTTACTGAACAAGTAGGGCTATCTCCTAAAGAATATGCCCGCGTAATCCGGTTTTTACAGGCTAAACGCTGGCTATTGCAGCGAGCTAATCCAGATTGGAGAACCTTATTACATACCCTTGGCTATTATGATCAGAGCCATTTAATTAATGAATTCCGTCATTTTACAGGCAAGGCACCTACTGCCTATCTACCTACTTTTTCTCACGATTACGATATCCTCTGGTAG